GGTTTGCGCGAACCAGAAATAGGAAATTTGCGTGAGCACCTCACCCTTGCGCGGGATGCCGTTGGGCATGATGCAATCGAACGCCGAGATGCGATCACTCGCGACAAACAGCAGGCGGTCGCCCAGATCAAAAACTTCGCGGACCTTGCCGCTCTTCAATTTTTTGACGCCCGGCAAATCGAGTTGAAGCAATGTTTCGTTCAAGCGCGGAGAATATGGCGCGGCCCTCGCGAGGTTTAAAGTTCAAAGTGCGGATGGGAGACAATCGAATGACGGCTGCACGAAAACAAACCAACGCTCACAAATTTTAATTCTTCTCCCTCTCCGCCGCTCGCGGGGGAGAGGGCCGGGGAGAGGTGGTTCCGCTTCATGAACAGTTATCACCGCTTAGACGGCCACCATAAACGCCCCTCACACCGACTATCATCAAAAAATTATTCCAACCCCTTGATGACCTCGATCAGGTTTTTCGCCCAGTGGTTTAAATAATCCACGTAAAGCCGCTGGCGATTCGCATACACCGCCCTCAATTCACCCGTATGGTCCGGCGGCGTCAGCGCAATGCCCGAGATGCTTTTGAAAAGTTTCGCCTGATCTTCGCCGATATTTTCCGCCAGGCATTCGGCAATCCGCGCGATCAGTTCCAGCGATTTTTTATCCAGCATCGTCCGCACGCGCCGCGCCAATTCATCCGGCGCGCAAATCGCATGATACTCCGGGTCTTCGAGCGACTCGATGTAAGCGACGCTCGCCAGGGCGTTGATTTCCTTGATGCGCGCCTCGATCTGCAAAAGATAATCGGCGAGCAGATTTTTGACTTCCTTGCGCTTCGTTTTGACCGATGAGGCAACTTCCTCCAACTCGCGGTAGAAGCCGATGGTTTCGCACGCGTGTTCCGCCATCAGCTTGGTGCGGGCGGCTTCATAAGCGCGGCGCTGCTCCTCGTGAACCTTGAATGGCGGCCAGAAAATCCCCCATAGAATCAACACTGCGGAAATAAGATAAGACAGCCACGGCAAAAACGCCGGCGCATGCGCCCACTGCTCGACCCACCCGACAACGCCCGCCAGCAGCGCGATAAGCCACGTCAGGATTTCGCGTGCTTCAGTGGAACTCTTGAGCACCTTTTTCCAATACTGCGCAAATGAAAAAACGCCGTCTGGAATGGACATTTGAACGTGAAGATGAAGAAAAAAATGAACTTGGTAAAGGCCCATTTTTAACCGCGGAGGAAGAAATAATTCTTAGCCACAGATGGAACACGGATTGAACGCAGAATTTTTCCCCCTTAATCAGTGTTCCATCTGTGGCTAAAATTTCTTTCTCCCAGTGGCCGTCCGCAAGGACCAACTTTGTCTCTTGAACTTTGACCGTTGCAGGGAATGATAGCGGCATGAACTTTTTGGTTACCGGCGGCGCGGGGTTTATCGGGTCGCACGTGTGCGAGCGCCTTTTGCTCGCGGGCCACGCGGTTTGGACGATTGACGATCTCAATACTTTTTACCACCCGGCCATCAAGGAACAAAATCTCGCGGAATTGAAAGCGCTGGGCAAACCGTTCACTTTCATCAAGGCGGATTTGTGCGATGCCCCAGCATTGCGAAATTTATTCGCGCAAGTGCGATTCGACCAGGTCATCCATCTCGCCGCGCGCGCCGGTGTGCGTCCGAGCCTTGAGGAACCGGAACTGTTCCAACAAGTCAACGTGGGCGGCACGATTCATCTATTGGAAGCCGCGCGGCGCAATGGCGTGAAGAAAGTGGTTTTGGCGTCCTCATCGTCCGTGTATGGCGTGAACGCCAAGGTTCCGTTCGCGGAAAATGATCCTGTGTTTTCCGCCATCTCGCCCTACGCCGCCACCAAGCTCGCCTGCGAATCGCTCGGCCATGTGTATCATCACATCTACGGCATGGACGTCGCGATGCTTCGCTTTTTCACCGTGTACGGCCCGCGCCAGCGTCCCGACCTCGCCATCCACAAATTCGCAAAGCTCATCTCCGACGGCAAACCCATTCCCGTTTTCGGCGATGGCTCAACCGCGCGCGATTATACTTATGTAACGGACATCGTGGACGGCGTCATCGCCTGCACCGAACGTAAATTCGGCTATGAAATCTTTAACCTGGGCGAATCCCAAACGGTGACATTGCAGCGGTTGATCGAATTACTCGAGTCCGCCATCGGCAAAAAAGCGATCATCGAGCGTTTGCCCGCGCAGGCGGGCGACGTGCCGATTACCTACGCGGACATCTCGAAATCACGCACAAAATTGGGCTACGCACCGCGCGTGAAAATTGAAGAGGGCATTCCGTTGTTCGTCGAGTGGTTCCGCAAAAATGCGCGGGGAGCATAGTCGCCCTATGGATTGGTGGGGACTCCGATCAACACACGTGAGGGACGTGCGTGCTTCCCGGGAAAACTGCGCCTCGCTTCCCTTAAACCTTCAGCCGATTTCAGCTATTCTGCTTTTAGAACAGTCCAAGCGCACCAACGTAAAGTAAAATCACATTTGCCACTTGACCCCGCGCAAAGGCAATACACATTGTCCGCATGTTAAACGCGAATAGATTGACCGTGCCGCGCCCGGGAGAAACTTTTTCTTCAGCGCGCGCCTAGTTGCCCTTCGCCTTAACCTTTCGCCGAATGTCGCATCCCACACACAACCGGACCTTAATCATCCTTATCCTGGGCGCGCTGTCCACCATCAGCCCGTTCGCCATAGATATGTATCTGCCCGCGTTTCCGCAAATCGCGGCGGCGCTGGACACAAACACGGCGCGGATTTCGCTTTCCATCGCGAGTTATTTCGCCGGGCTGGCCGTCGGGCAATTTTTCTACGGTCCATTGCTGGATCGCTTTGGACGCAAGCCTCCCTTGTATGCGGGTCTCGTGCTGTTCATCGTCGCCTCGATCCTCTGCATTTTCTCGCGGTCGGTTGCGTGGCTCGTGACGATGCGTTTTGTGCAGGCGCTGGGCGGATGCGCGGCACAAGTCGCCTCGATGGCGATGGTGCGCGACTTTTTTCCCGTGCGCGAAACCGCCAAAATTATTTCGCTGCTCATCCTGATCATTGGTGTTTCACCGCTGCTTGCGCCTACGGTCGGCGGATTTCTTTCCACGCATCTTGGCTGGCAATGGGTGTTTATCATTCTCAGCGTCGTGGTATGCCTGAACATGGCCGCTGTTTTCTGGCTGCTGCCTGACGGCCATAAACCGGACACGAGCGTTTCGCTCAAATTTGTGCCGATCATCCGCAACTTTCTCGACGTCCTGCGCGAACCGCAGTTCACCACTTATGCGCTTTCAGGCGCGTTCGCATTTTCCGGCCTGCTGGTTTATGTCGCCGGCTCGCCCATTATTTTCATGGAAGTTTTCAAGGTGAGTCCGGGAATGTTCGGCGGCATTTTCGCCGGCTTAAGTGTTGGATTCATCGGCAGCAATCAAGTGAATGTGCTGCTGCTGCGCAAATTCACCAGCGTGCAAATCTTTCGAGGAGCGTTGCTCGTGGAATGCCCGGCGGCGCTGCTCTTTTTGGTCGGGACACATTTCGGCTGGTTCGGTTTGCCGTCCACGCTGGTGTTGCTGTTCATCGCGCTCTCCTGCCTCGGACTTGCGTATCCCAATGCCGCCGCCCTCGCCCTCGCGCCGTTCACGCGCAACATCGGCAGCGCTTCAGCCATGCTTGGCTTCCTGCAAATCGGCGTGTCCGGGCTGGCTTCGGCGAGCATCGGCATTTTTGATTCCCACGACATGCTGCCGGTGACGATCATTCTTGCGGCAACCTCATGGATCGGCTTTGCGATCCTGGTGATCGGCAACCGCAGCATCCCGCGTTTGCGCTTCATGGAAGAAGAAGGCGCTACGCCGATTGCGCACTGACGGGGCAACCTTTATTTAACCGCGGAGATGCGGAGATGCGGAGAGGGAAAACCGGATTACTCCAAGACAAGAGTGCGAACGCGGTTTTGATATTTGATCGTCACCGTCGAAGAAGTGATGTCCAGGATTAGGAGCTGGCCGAGGCGTTGATTCGGTTCGACGCGCTGGCCGTTGATGATCGCAGAAGGATGGTTCACCGAATAAAAAATCCCCTGCAACTTTACGTCCAGCGGATCGGCCGGAGCCTTGGCAACAACCGGTGCGAGCGCAGGCGCGGGAGCCGGAGCTTCCGGCCCTTTTACGATGAGTGGCGCAGGTGTAGAGGCTGGTTTTGGAACTGCAACCGGCGATGCCGCCGTGCTCGGGACAACCGGGGCAGGAGTGGACCGGGCGGAAACGATTTCGGACGGACTGGTGAATAATTTAAACGAGAGCCATCCAAGGACGGCCAGCACCGCGATGGCACCGGCAGCGCCATAAACCCATTCATTGGCGAAAAATCCTTTGGCGCTTTCGACGGACTGTTCTCCGGCGGGCGAACCATTCTTTTCGACCACTGGCAGCCTGGTTGTGGCTTTTGCGGCGATGGGCTTGGGACGCGAGGCGGCGTCGGGGCGGCTGAAATCGCGCTTCGCCACGGCCGCGCGCCAATCCGGGATGAAATCCAGCACGCCGACTTCCGCCAAATATTCCTCGTTCAGTTTGGAAACGACAAAACCTTCGGCGTCCGGCGTGAGTTCGCGCTCAAGGGCATTGGCCACGTGAACGGCAGTGAGAGCGGTGAAATTTTTATTCGCGCTGCGGCTGGGGTTGTGGTGCAGCGCGGCGACTTCGAGCAAGTCCAGCGGCATGCCCCAAAGGCCCAGCAGATACGCGCCGATTTCTCCGTGCGACGCGCCGAAAATTTCTTTTTCGACTTCCGGCAACGCGAGTTCCTGCTTGCGCGCCAGCGATTGCGCGCCGCGATATTGCTCGTCGAAATTCGCGGCCAGCACAACCTTGCCGATGTCATGCATCAGGCCGGCGGTGAAAGCCATTTCCGCAAGGGCGGGATTGTCCGTGGACCACAAAGCGATTTGCTTCGCGGTGCGCGCGACTTCCGTGCTGTGACGCCACAAACGGTCAATCGAGAAATAGACGGGCTTCACCTTGTCATATTGGCTCAGCAGCTTGATCGCCATCACCATCGAACTGACCGTTTCAAAACCGAGAATGCCGACCGCCTCGGTCGGGCTCGTGATCTTGCGGGACAATCCGAAACACGCCGAGTTGAGCACTTGCAGAAGTTTGGTGGTCATCGCCATGTCTTTGGCGATGAGCGCGCCGACCTGTTCGGTGCTGGCGTCCGGCGAGCGCAACACTGCCTGCACTTCGAGATACAGCGAGGGAATGGTCGGCAGCGTGCGGATGCGCCCGACCAATTCGCGGATGCTCGTCTTGGGAACCCATTCTTCCAGCGCGAGCGCGCCCTCGATGGAATTTCTGACGATGGTGCTTTCGAGCGGTTTGCCGATAAATTGATGCGTGCCGAGGACTTGCTTGACCATGCGTTCGCGGTCGGCTTCGAGCGCGAGGATAAAACGGATCGTCTTGGGATAAGCGGACTGGATGCGATTCAACAACTCCGCGCCGTCCATCTCACCCAGGTCGAGATCGGCGACGACGACATCACACGAGTGCTTCTCCATTTCGGAGAGCGCCTCATTGCCGTTGGCGACAGAAATGACTTCCCATGCCTCACCCAGCGCGGCCTGGAATTGACCCGGCGCCTGCGAATCGGCATCCGCCAACAGAATCCGTTTTTTGTGCATAACCGGCAAACCACGACCGTCCACCCGCGAGACACAACCGGCCCGGTAATTCTCCCAAAAACCCGGGACACCCGGCCACAAACGCGGCACATTCCAAGGGTGCTATCGGCACGGGCGGCTTGAACTTGAGGAAAATGTGCAGCTATGTTTGGTCGCGGTTATTCTCCAGAAATGCACCCCTCTCCCGCGCAGGCGAAGATCAATGAATTATCGCGGAGAAGTTCAAACTTAAACGGGTTACGACTTCTTCGTGCAAGCCAGTCATCTCATTGCTGAGGGTCATGAGATAGTGGGAGCGCTCGCTATTGGAATCGTTTTCAGCGGCAACTTTTGCGAGGTGAGACGCATAGTTAAGCGCTTCCACCTGGGTCAACAACAGAGTGAACTCCAGGCGATCGTGCGATTGATGCAACAGCTCGTGTTCCTTATCTTTGCTGATGGCGTCACGGGTTTTGACTTCGCCGGGAGGCAGCAGATAATCCTTGAGCCGCAGACTGGGATCTTCGCGGGCAAACTCGTCCAGTTGTTTTTCGCCCGCGCGGGCTGCGGCGGCGACGCGGTTGAGCAGGTTTTTCAAATCTTTATTTTCGGCTTTGATGAAGCGGAGTTTGCTGATGTCTTTTTCGTCGCCGAATAACTGGTGCAGCAGACTGTAAGCGTTATTGCGAGTGAAGTCGGAAGCGTTGGTTTGAAGCGGTGGACGGTCCGGGGTTGACTGGCAGCCGGTGAGGAAACCGCCGGCGAGCGGCGCGAGGACGAGAATCAAAAGGGAAAATTTCACGAAGCTAAATAAACAACTGGCGCGGCGGACGGATAGAATTTGAGTAAACAATCGCCCGGACGCCACGCCATGATGTTCAAATTATTCTCCCCGGCGGCTGAGCAAGAAACCAACCAGTGCGCCTACGCCAAAGGCGATGCCGGCGGCGCGATAGGGGTTTTCCCGAACTAATTTGTCGGCGGCTTTGGCGCTTTGAATCGCCTGTTTTTGCATCGTGTCATAAGTTTTCCGGGCGGACTCAAGGACCGACACTACTTGGTCGTGGGTTTGCTCGACTTTTTCTTCGGCTGCCTGGGCGGCCGCGTCAATAAGCGCGCGAGTGTCGTCAGTGAGGTTATCTCCAATGCGATTTATTTCGTTCATAGTATTTTTGTTTTTTGAGGTTAAAGCAGTTTTAGAATATGGCTTAAGGTCTCCGTCCTTGTATCAGGCGGACTAAAATAATCACGATGGCAACTACCAGGAGGATATGAATAAAGCCACCCATCGTATAAGACGATACCAGGCCGAGCAGCCAAAGGATGATCAGGATAATGGCTATGGTTTCTAACATAGTCCCTATGGGTTGGCTCAACGGGCCGGTTTAAGTGACAAAGCTCCTCCGACTATCAAGCTAGCCACGCCACCGAGAAGCATCCAAATGGATTTATCCGTGGGTGAACCGGTGAAGAAGCGCGAGAAATCC
This region of Verrucomicrobiia bacterium genomic DNA includes:
- a CDS encoding DUF883 domain-containing protein, coding for MNEINRIGDNLTDDTRALIDAAAQAAEEKVEQTHDQVVSVLESARKTYDTMQKQAIQSAKAADKLVRENPYRAAGIAFGVGALVGFLLSRRGE
- a CDS encoding multidrug effflux MFS transporter, encoding MSHPTHNRTLIILILGALSTISPFAIDMYLPAFPQIAAALDTNTARISLSIASYFAGLAVGQFFYGPLLDRFGRKPPLYAGLVLFIVASILCIFSRSVAWLVTMRFVQALGGCAAQVASMAMVRDFFPVRETAKIISLLILIIGVSPLLAPTVGGFLSTHLGWQWVFIILSVVVCLNMAAVFWLLPDGHKPDTSVSLKFVPIIRNFLDVLREPQFTTYALSGAFAFSGLLVYVAGSPIIFMEVFKVSPGMFGGIFAGLSVGFIGSNQVNVLLLRKFTSVQIFRGALLVECPAALLFLVGTHFGWFGLPSTLVLLFIALSCLGLAYPNAAALALAPFTRNIGSASAMLGFLQIGVSGLASASIGIFDSHDMLPVTIILAATSWIGFAILVIGNRSIPRLRFMEEEGATPIAH
- a CDS encoding SDR family NAD(P)-dependent oxidoreductase, which gives rise to MNFLVTGGAGFIGSHVCERLLLAGHAVWTIDDLNTFYHPAIKEQNLAELKALGKPFTFIKADLCDAPALRNLFAQVRFDQVIHLAARAGVRPSLEEPELFQQVNVGGTIHLLEAARRNGVKKVVLASSSSVYGVNAKVPFAENDPVFSAISPYAATKLACESLGHVYHHIYGMDVAMLRFFTVYGPRQRPDLAIHKFAKLISDGKPIPVFGDGSTARDYTYVTDIVDGVIACTERKFGYEIFNLGESQTVTLQRLIELLESAIGKKAIIERLPAQAGDVPITYADISKSRTKLGYAPRVKIEEGIPLFVEWFRKNARGA
- a CDS encoding HDOD domain-containing protein, producing the protein MHKKRILLADADSQAPGQFQAALGEAWEVISVANGNEALSEMEKHSCDVVVADLDLGEMDGAELLNRIQSAYPKTIRFILALEADRERMVKQVLGTHQFIGKPLESTIVRNSIEGALALEEWVPKTSIRELVGRIRTLPTIPSLYLEVQAVLRSPDASTEQVGALIAKDMAMTTKLLQVLNSACFGLSRKITSPTEAVGILGFETVSSMVMAIKLLSQYDKVKPVYFSIDRLWRHSTEVARTAKQIALWSTDNPALAEMAFTAGLMHDIGKVVLAANFDEQYRGAQSLARKQELALPEVEKEIFGASHGEIGAYLLGLWGMPLDLLEVAALHHNPSRSANKNFTALTAVHVANALERELTPDAEGFVVSKLNEEYLAEVGVLDFIPDWRAAVAKRDFSRPDAASRPKPIAAKATTRLPVVEKNGSPAGEQSVESAKGFFANEWVYGAAGAIAVLAVLGWLSFKLFTSPSEIVSARSTPAPVVPSTAASPVAVPKPASTPAPLIVKGPEAPAPAPALAPVVAKAPADPLDVKLQGIFYSVNHPSAIINGQRVEPNQRLGQLLILDITSSTVTIKYQNRVRTLVLE
- a CDS encoding DUF3185 family protein; amino-acid sequence: MTRPIGIALLVLGIILLAFGINASNSVGSDFSRFFTGSPTDKSIWMLLGGVASLIVGGALSLKPAR
- a CDS encoding lmo0937 family membrane protein; the encoded protein is MLETIAIILIILWLLGLVSSYTMGGFIHILLVVAIVIILVRLIQGRRP